The following DNA comes from Phytohabitans rumicis.
CGCCTGCTCGTACCGGTCGGCCGGCCAGGTGCGTCCGTAGAACGCGTTGTAGCCGCCGAACAGGTCCTCCCATCCGGCGCGGTCGCCGGGCTGGAGCGGGCCAACGCTAATGATCGGAGCCATCCCCGGCACCCTAGACGATTTCCCGCCCTCCCGCCGGACCGCGTCGATCAAGGACTTTCGCGTTGATCAAGGGCAAATGGTCGTGGAAAAGAGATCAAACCACGGCCGTTTGCCCTTGATCGACGCAAAAAGGGGGGCGCCCGCGCGGGCGCGGGGCTAGGTCAGGACGCGGTCTGCCTGCAGGGCGGACACGATGCCGTCCCAGAGGCGGGTACGGGCGGTGAGCGCCCGGTTCACCACGTGTACGCAATCGTCCCACCTGGCGGTGTCGTCGCCGCACAGGTCGGCCAGCATCTGCATGGCCATCGGGGTGTGCTGCTCGCCGTCGACCTCGATGTGCCGGGCCAGGTAGTCGCGGAAGGCGGCGAACCGGCCGTCGTCCCCGTCGACGGCGATGACCTGGTCGAACATCTGCGGGATGAGGTCCTCGCGGCCGAAGGCGAACGCGGCGGCGCGGCAGTGCACGGGGCCGTTGGCGATGATGTCGAAGGTCGTGTGCACGAACTCCGCGGCCGGGGCGGGGGCGCCCGCGGAGTGCAGCGCGGACGGCACGTCGCTGCCGGCGTAAAGCAGG
Coding sequences within:
- a CDS encoding DUF3050 domain-containing protein is translated as MSRYEWGQTHPGIERIRAEIAPARDRVTNHPIYRGLHDRRDLLTFMEHHVFAVWDFMSLLKSLQRSLTCVNVPWVPAGPAASRRLINDIVLVEESDELGNGFTSHFELYRYGMAEAGADIRPIDAFLALLYAGSDVPSALHSAGAPAPAAEFVHTTFDIIANGPVHCRAAAFAFGREDLIPQMFDQVIAVDGDDGRFAAFRDYLARHIEVDGEQHTPMAMQMLADLCGDDTARWDDCVHVVNRALTARTRLWDGIVSALQADRVLT